A window of Cheilinus undulatus linkage group 1, ASM1832078v1, whole genome shotgun sequence contains these coding sequences:
- the pros1 gene encoding vitamin K-dependent protein S isoform X2: protein MWRKKRALGESLACLVFLVTLVDAYRFLSQSRASQFLSRHKRANSLFEERKPGNLERECIEELCNKEEAREIFENEPETEYFYPKYVACLGSHRVGIPSQNSDSAIPSDLRTCVTEISNQCTPYPCYKEGSERCEDDIDECLDPEFPAGCNQKCKNFPGSFHCMCEEGYFITDKINCVDIDECILYPSICAQPAQCVNTPGMYECQCPEGFKYNFTSKTCNDVDECEADVCDGKCFNTVGSYACHCDGREGLRLAEDHRYCESIPVCVELYDYKHPEMLYLGEQFAGLPVIFLRFRLPENTKFAAEFDFRTFDPEGVVLYAESSQDSWFMLGLRGGRIEVQFKNQHTFKVTSGGKIINDGQWHVISVDELESSISVKISKEAVMSINSPESLFTSVNGKLETKVYIAGLPNRTDNLVKAINPRLDGCIRGWNLMNQGASGVKEVIQEKKSKHCFVYVERGSFFSGAGLAQFNIDYSDSGSWNVDVIMNIRPSSSTGVLFALVQNNTVPLSVAVITQGEEEANLQVFLDGVSVATLDSLMLCYPDRLMVQLNVTPTEIRILANSSTVTYITSEALQKALERLNNTMQSPVSTFVGGIPDYVPLPSTPVSAFYHGCMDVTISGQQLDFDEALFKHNSIKSHSCPPVSAPESHPEAADLQRK from the exons ATGTGGAGAAAGAAGCGGGCACTTGGGGAATCCTTGGCTTGTCTCGTATTTCTTGTGACGCTCGTCGATGCTTATCGAT TCCTGAGCCAAAGCAGAGCCTCCCAGTTCCTGAGCAGGCACAAGAGAGCCAACTCTCTGTTTGAGGAAAGGAAGCCGGGCAACCTGGAGAGGGAGTGCATAGAGGAACTGTGCAATAAGGAGGAGGCCAGAGAGATCTTTGAGAATGAGCCTGAGACG gaatacTTCTATCCCAAATATGTTG CATGTCTGGGTTCACACCGTGTCGGCATACCCAGCCAGAACTCAGATTCTGCCATTCCATCCGACCTTCGTACCTGTGTGACAG AAATCAGCAATCAGTGTACGCCGTATCCGTGCTACAAGGAGGGCTCAGAGCGCTGTGAGGATG ATATCGACGAGTGTTTGGATCCTGAATTTCCAGCTGGATGtaaccaaaaatgtaaaaacttcCCCGGCAGTTTCCACTGTATGTGTGAAGAGGGCTACTTCATCACTGACAAGATTAACTGCGTGG ATATTGATGAATGCATCTTGTACCCAAGTATCTGTGCACAACCTGCCCAGTGTGTCAATACACCGGGCATGTACGAGTGCCAGTGTCCTGAAGGCTTCAAATATAACTTCACTTCCAAGACCTGCAATG ATGTAGATGAGTGCGAGGCTGATGTGTGTGACGGGAAGTGCTTCAACACAGTGGGAAGCTATGCGTGTCACTGTGATGGCCGTGAGGGTCTTCGTTTGGCCGAGGATCATCGATACTGTGAGAGTATCCCTGTTTGTGTGGAGCTGTATGATTACAAACACCCTGAGATGCTTTACCTGGGGGAACAGTTTGCTGGTCTTCCAGTCATCTTCCTGCGCTTCCGTCTGCCGGAGAACACAAA GTTTGCAGCAGAATTTGACTTTCGTACATTTGACCCAGAAGGAGTCGTGCTGTATGCTGAGTCATCCCAGGACTCGTGGTTCATGCTGGGGCTGAGAGGAGGTCGCATTGAGGTCCAGTTCAAAAACCAGCATACATTCAAGGTCACCAGTGGAGGAAAAATTATCAATGACGGTCAATGGCATGTG ATTTCTGTGGATGAACTGGAGAGCAGCATCAGCGTGAAGATCAGCAAAGAAGCTGTGATGAGCATCAACAGCCCTGAGAGTCTCTTCACCTCAGTGAATGGCAAACTAGAAACCAAGGTTTACATCGCTGGTCTGCCAAACCGCACCGATAACCTTGTCAAAGCT ATCAATCCCCGCCTCGATGGTTGCATCCGGGGCTGGAACTTAATGAACCAGGGGGCGTCTGGGGTAAAAGAGGTCATCCAAGAGAAGAAGAGTAAACACTGCTTTGTGTATGTGGAGCGAGGCTCTTTCTTTTCTGGGGCAGGACTTGCACAATTCAACATTGACTACA GTGATTCTGGGAGCTGGAACGTAGATGTAATAATGAACATACGCCCATCCAGCAGCACAGGCGTCCTCTTTGCTCTGGTCCAAAACAACACAGTCCCCCTGTCAGTCGCCGTCATAACACAAGGAGAAGAAGAGGCA AATCTTCAAGTGTTCCTCGACGGCGTCTCTGTGGCTACACTCGACTCACTCATGTTGTGCTATCCTGACCGGCTAATGGTGCAACTGAATGTGACTCCCACAGAAATCAGGATCTTGGCCAACTCATCAACTGTCACCTACATAACGTCTGAGGCCCTGCAGAAGGCACTGGAGCGTCTAAACAACACCATGCAAAGCCCCGTCAGTACATTTGTAGGAGGAATACCAG
- the pros1 gene encoding vitamin K-dependent protein S isoform X1, producing the protein MWRKKRALGESLACLVFLVTLVDAYRFLSQSRASQFLSRHKRANSLFEERKPGNLERECIEELCNKEEAREIFENEPETEYFYPKYVACLGSHRVGIPSQNSDSAIPSDLRTCVTEISNQCTPYPCYKEGSERCEDGQASFTCVCKPGWKGPRCEDDIDECLDPEFPAGCNQKCKNFPGSFHCMCEEGYFITDKINCVDIDECILYPSICAQPAQCVNTPGMYECQCPEGFKYNFTSKTCNDVDECEADVCDGKCFNTVGSYACHCDGREGLRLAEDHRYCESIPVCVELYDYKHPEMLYLGEQFAGLPVIFLRFRLPENTKFAAEFDFRTFDPEGVVLYAESSQDSWFMLGLRGGRIEVQFKNQHTFKVTSGGKIINDGQWHVISVDELESSISVKISKEAVMSINSPESLFTSVNGKLETKVYIAGLPNRTDNLVKAINPRLDGCIRGWNLMNQGASGVKEVIQEKKSKHCFVYVERGSFFSGAGLAQFNIDYSDSGSWNVDVIMNIRPSSSTGVLFALVQNNTVPLSVAVITQGEEEANLQVFLDGVSVATLDSLMLCYPDRLMVQLNVTPTEIRILANSSTVTYITSEALQKALERLNNTMQSPVSTFVGGIPDYVPLPSTPVSAFYHGCMDVTISGQQLDFDEALFKHNSIKSHSCPPVSAPESHPEAADLQRK; encoded by the exons ATGTGGAGAAAGAAGCGGGCACTTGGGGAATCCTTGGCTTGTCTCGTATTTCTTGTGACGCTCGTCGATGCTTATCGAT TCCTGAGCCAAAGCAGAGCCTCCCAGTTCCTGAGCAGGCACAAGAGAGCCAACTCTCTGTTTGAGGAAAGGAAGCCGGGCAACCTGGAGAGGGAGTGCATAGAGGAACTGTGCAATAAGGAGGAGGCCAGAGAGATCTTTGAGAATGAGCCTGAGACG gaatacTTCTATCCCAAATATGTTG CATGTCTGGGTTCACACCGTGTCGGCATACCCAGCCAGAACTCAGATTCTGCCATTCCATCCGACCTTCGTACCTGTGTGACAG AAATCAGCAATCAGTGTACGCCGTATCCGTGCTACAAGGAGGGCTCAGAGCGCTGTGAGGATGGTCAGGCCTCCTTCACATGTGTGTGTAAGCCTGGATGGAAGGGGCCGCGCTGTGAGGATG ATATCGACGAGTGTTTGGATCCTGAATTTCCAGCTGGATGtaaccaaaaatgtaaaaacttcCCCGGCAGTTTCCACTGTATGTGTGAAGAGGGCTACTTCATCACTGACAAGATTAACTGCGTGG ATATTGATGAATGCATCTTGTACCCAAGTATCTGTGCACAACCTGCCCAGTGTGTCAATACACCGGGCATGTACGAGTGCCAGTGTCCTGAAGGCTTCAAATATAACTTCACTTCCAAGACCTGCAATG ATGTAGATGAGTGCGAGGCTGATGTGTGTGACGGGAAGTGCTTCAACACAGTGGGAAGCTATGCGTGTCACTGTGATGGCCGTGAGGGTCTTCGTTTGGCCGAGGATCATCGATACTGTGAGAGTATCCCTGTTTGTGTGGAGCTGTATGATTACAAACACCCTGAGATGCTTTACCTGGGGGAACAGTTTGCTGGTCTTCCAGTCATCTTCCTGCGCTTCCGTCTGCCGGAGAACACAAA GTTTGCAGCAGAATTTGACTTTCGTACATTTGACCCAGAAGGAGTCGTGCTGTATGCTGAGTCATCCCAGGACTCGTGGTTCATGCTGGGGCTGAGAGGAGGTCGCATTGAGGTCCAGTTCAAAAACCAGCATACATTCAAGGTCACCAGTGGAGGAAAAATTATCAATGACGGTCAATGGCATGTG ATTTCTGTGGATGAACTGGAGAGCAGCATCAGCGTGAAGATCAGCAAAGAAGCTGTGATGAGCATCAACAGCCCTGAGAGTCTCTTCACCTCAGTGAATGGCAAACTAGAAACCAAGGTTTACATCGCTGGTCTGCCAAACCGCACCGATAACCTTGTCAAAGCT ATCAATCCCCGCCTCGATGGTTGCATCCGGGGCTGGAACTTAATGAACCAGGGGGCGTCTGGGGTAAAAGAGGTCATCCAAGAGAAGAAGAGTAAACACTGCTTTGTGTATGTGGAGCGAGGCTCTTTCTTTTCTGGGGCAGGACTTGCACAATTCAACATTGACTACA GTGATTCTGGGAGCTGGAACGTAGATGTAATAATGAACATACGCCCATCCAGCAGCACAGGCGTCCTCTTTGCTCTGGTCCAAAACAACACAGTCCCCCTGTCAGTCGCCGTCATAACACAAGGAGAAGAAGAGGCA AATCTTCAAGTGTTCCTCGACGGCGTCTCTGTGGCTACACTCGACTCACTCATGTTGTGCTATCCTGACCGGCTAATGGTGCAACTGAATGTGACTCCCACAGAAATCAGGATCTTGGCCAACTCATCAACTGTCACCTACATAACGTCTGAGGCCCTGCAGAAGGCACTGGAGCGTCTAAACAACACCATGCAAAGCCCCGTCAGTACATTTGTAGGAGGAATACCAG